In a single window of the Gossypium hirsutum isolate 1008001.06 chromosome A13, Gossypium_hirsutum_v2.1, whole genome shotgun sequence genome:
- the LOC107913496 gene encoding gibberellin 2-beta-dioxygenase 6 isoform X1 codes for MVHSDSDPPLLNHYGTLLCHSTQCDEPQTRVTMEECQLPLIDLCDLGSDDEMVRRACAAAICKASSEWGFFQVVNHGISSQLVDKMRSEQVKLFRAPFETKATSGLLNNSYRWGSPRATCPNQFSWSEAYHVPLTKVSDEACYGDFKSLREVMTCFAAAMSELSRLLAGILTENLGHWKQASISNICDETCFLRLNHYPACPISPEIFGLVPHTDSDFLTILCQDQVGGLQLMKDSKWVTVKPNKDALIVNIGDLFQAWSNDVYKSVEHKVVSNATTDRYSIAYFLCPSYDSLIESFVKPSIYRRFTFREYREQVQEDVRKTGYKVGLPRFLLKGSEDLTTTTTTESNTRLYIPSITAKS; via the exons ATGGTTCATTCAGATTCAGACCCACCTCTCCTTAACCATTATGGTACACTTTTATGCCACTCCACTCAATGTGATGAACCTCAAACCCGAGTTACCATGGAAGAATGCCAGCTTCCATTGATTGACTTGTGTGATTTAGGCAGTGACGACGAAATGGTTCGCCGAGCTTGTGCTGCCGCCATTTGCAAAGCATCATCGGAATGGGGCTTTTTCCAAGTGGTGAACCATGGCATTAGCTCTCAACTAGTCGACAAGATGAGAAGCGAGCAAGTGAAATTATTCCGAGCACCCTTTGAAACGAAAGCCACCAGTGGACTGTTGAATAATTCTTACAGGTGGGGAAGCCCTAGGGCTACTTGTCCTAACCAATTCTCCTGGTCCGAAGCTTATCATGTCCCTCTCACCAAAGTCTCAGATGAAGCTTGCTATGGAGACTTCAAATCTTTAAG GGAAGTGATGACATGTTTTGCAGCAGCCATGTCGGAACTGTCGAGGCTTCTAGCAGGGATCCTGACTGAAAATCTGGGCCACTGGAAACAAGCATCGATCAGCAACATATGCGACGAAACATGTTTCCTTCGCCTGAATCACTACCCAGCATGTCCAATATCTCCGGAGATTTTCGGTTTAGTGCCCCACACCGACAGCGATTTCCTAACGATTCTTTGCCAAGATCAAGTTGGAGGGCTTCAACTCATGAAAGACTCCAAATGGGTGACTGTCAAACCTAACAAAGATGCTCTTATAGTCAACATTGGGGACCTTTTCCAG GCATGGAGCAATGATGTTTACAAAAGCGTGGAACACAAGGTGGTTTCCAATGCAACAACGGACAGATACTCCATAGCTTATTTCCTTTGCCCTTCTTACGATTCTTTGATCGAGAGCTTCGTAAAACCTTCCATTTACAGAAGATTTACTTTCAGGGAATACAGAGAACAAGTTCAAGAAGATGTCAGAAAAACAGGGTACAAGGTTGGCCTTCCCAGGTTTCTACTTAAAGGCTCCGAGGatttaacaacaacaacaacaacagagTCAAATACCAGACTATACATTCCAAGCATAACAGCCAAGAGCTAA
- the LOC107913496 gene encoding gibberellin 2-beta-dioxygenase 6 isoform X2, whose translation MVHSDSDPPLLNHYGTLLCHSTQCDEPQTRVTMEECQLPLIDLCDLGSDDEMVRRACAAAICKASSEWGFFQVVNHGISSQLVDKMRSEQVKLFRAPFETKATSGLLNNSYRWGSPRATCPNQFSWSEAYHVPLTKVSDEACYGDFKSLREVMTCFAAAMSELSRLLAGILTENLGHWKQASISNICDETCFLRLNHYPACPISPEIFGLVPHTDSDFLTILCQDQVGGLQLMKDSKWVTVKPNKDALIVNIGDLFQAWSNDVYKSVEHKGIQRTSSRRCQKNRVQGWPSQVST comes from the exons ATGGTTCATTCAGATTCAGACCCACCTCTCCTTAACCATTATGGTACACTTTTATGCCACTCCACTCAATGTGATGAACCTCAAACCCGAGTTACCATGGAAGAATGCCAGCTTCCATTGATTGACTTGTGTGATTTAGGCAGTGACGACGAAATGGTTCGCCGAGCTTGTGCTGCCGCCATTTGCAAAGCATCATCGGAATGGGGCTTTTTCCAAGTGGTGAACCATGGCATTAGCTCTCAACTAGTCGACAAGATGAGAAGCGAGCAAGTGAAATTATTCCGAGCACCCTTTGAAACGAAAGCCACCAGTGGACTGTTGAATAATTCTTACAGGTGGGGAAGCCCTAGGGCTACTTGTCCTAACCAATTCTCCTGGTCCGAAGCTTATCATGTCCCTCTCACCAAAGTCTCAGATGAAGCTTGCTATGGAGACTTCAAATCTTTAAG GGAAGTGATGACATGTTTTGCAGCAGCCATGTCGGAACTGTCGAGGCTTCTAGCAGGGATCCTGACTGAAAATCTGGGCCACTGGAAACAAGCATCGATCAGCAACATATGCGACGAAACATGTTTCCTTCGCCTGAATCACTACCCAGCATGTCCAATATCTCCGGAGATTTTCGGTTTAGTGCCCCACACCGACAGCGATTTCCTAACGATTCTTTGCCAAGATCAAGTTGGAGGGCTTCAACTCATGAAAGACTCCAAATGGGTGACTGTCAAACCTAACAAAGATGCTCTTATAGTCAACATTGGGGACCTTTTCCAG GCATGGAGCAATGATGTTTACAAAAGCGTGGAACACAAG GGAATACAGAGAACAAGTTCAAGAAGATGTCAGAAAAACAGGGTACAAGGTTGGCCTTCCCAGGTTTCTACTTAA